ATCTCTGGTTGTACAACGTATCGCTCGCCGGTGGTACATGGTCGGAGCGTGCTCTTGACTCAACgatccggccaccaccgctcaCACGCCACACGATTACGCTGGCCGGCGAGTTCCTGTACGTGTTTGGCGGGGCGATGGAAGATGGCGAATTCTCCTCGCGATTGTTCCGTATCCGCTTACTACCAACGAGTGGCCCCACCGAGGGAGGAACCGGTGAGCAATGGGAAGAGATAGTGCCACGCGGTGGCAAAACACTGGACGTGCGGATGGTGGCCCATACGACCTCGTACCAGCGTTCGACCAACTCGCTCATCGTGTACGGTGGCATGCTGGCAAATGTGGCTCGCTTTTCGCGTCTATCGGAGCGTATGTTTGCATTCCAACTCGATCATCGACACTGGGCGGAACTGCAGTACCCACGGACGGCACTGCACGATGGGTATGCGCCGCGTGAGCGTGCCTTCCAtacgaccaccatcatcggtaaCTATCTGCTCGTGTTCGGTGGCTACTCGCACAAGCACAACAAGGAAGAGATCTGCTACGACAACCAGATGTATCTGTACCACCTGGGGTGCCACAGCTGGATCAACCCGGAGGTACTGGCACCGGCAAACGTGCGCTTCCGTTATCCGAAGAAGCAGGGTGTGTTCGCACACGGTGCCGCAGTACGCCGCGGTCATACGTTGCTGATTGTCGGTGGTTACCATGGAAATGTCAATGGTGACTTGTTGGCGTACACGCTTCCAGGCATGCTAGTGGTGCCAGTGAATGAAGGTGAAATGTTTGCACCGGAAGCGGCCTGTCCACGGCATACCTCCTTCAACGAGTGTCTGGCCGATCTGGAGTGTGGTTGGTGTTCGGCCGATAGTGTGTGCTACGGGCGTACGATCGGTGCCAACTGTACGACGAATCTGCAAACGACGCGCTGCAAGGGTATCTGCTCGGTGCTGGGCGATTGCCACTCCTGCCTCGTGCATGGTGGTGCATCGGCagatggaaagaaagaagaagatgggcGACCCTCCGTATGggaacagcatcagcaccgccatcatcagcaatcgATCGCTCACAAGCTGGGGCTCGATCGGTGTACCTGGTGCGTACAGAATGCTCGCTGCCATCACAAGGATGACAAttacggtgtgtgtggtgaggaCACCCCTTCCCAGAAGCCCGGCTGGTGGGGTACCAAGGGTACCGAGGTGACGAGACCGAGTGAATGTACCGCGCTTGATAAGCGGCCCGGATTAACGTTCCTAAAGTATCACCATCCAGTGAACCTCTCGATGCCGGACTCGGTAATGATCGTGAACACAACAATGGCCGATTTCAGCTCGCCTCCTTCGAACACACCAACCGAACTGCAGCTGCTCGGTGGTCAGGTTATGGCGCGTTTGCTCGGGTTCATCCGTTTCCCCGTGATCTCACCATCGGCGACCGTAACGTCaggggcagcagtagcaacagatCGATCGAGTGCCGTACTGCAAGCGTGCGTTAGTCATGCCAATGCGATGCTACGGACCGTGCAGGTCCCTCCGAGAGGATTGGCTGCGATCCCCGTCATTCCCAGTGCGGGCATGCTGACGACAAACTTTTCGTCCAACGAAACCAGCACTTGCCAGTCGATCAAGTGGACCGATCACGCCAACATCCTGGTGGACTTTCGTGCCCAGCGTAACAAGGTTGGCTTGTATGGTTCTTCCACGCTCGGCCATggacacggtcacggtcatcatcaccatccggaTCTGAGCCAGATGCATCTGCAGCACATCGGTGTGGGGGGTGTGCCACCGCAGGCGTTTACGTTCGAGTTTCTGGAACCGTTTACGAACGGATCGGCCGCTTGCGCCACGTACGGTAACTGTCTCGAGTGTCTGTCGGATTCGTCGTGCGGTTGGTGTGATCTAACCGCCGCCTGTTTGTCACGCGACGCGAACGAATCGGAACAGTGCCGGAGAGGACCGGATTGGCGCTATTTAACCATTCAACCGGCACACTGTTCGAACTGTTCCAACTTTATCTCGTGCGAACAGTGCATTGAGTCACGGCAGTGCGAATGGTGGACTGAGGATGCAACGTGCGCACGCCGGGGTCGATCGGAGGCGGCTGTTCGTACGGTAGAGCAATGCCCAACGCCTTGCTACCTGCGCTCGGATTGTTCGTCCTGCCTGAACGATCGTGGCCGATGTGTTTGGTGTGAGGCCACGAGCCAGTGTTTCAGCTTCTCCGTCTACACCAGCGAGTACCAGTTTGGGATGTGCCGGGAGTGGCTCGATCAAACGCTCGGTCCACCATTACCGGCGACACTCGACGGTGGCTCATCGTCCCTGGCAACGGGTATtgggcagcaacaacaatcgtcACTGCTTACTACGACCACCAGCGGTAACGTCCAGCAGTGCAAATCCTGTGAAAGTCTCCAGAACTGTACCTACTGTCTGCGATCGCTGAGCTGCGGTTGGTGCTTCGAGGTGGACAATCCGATCAACGGTGTATGCATGAGCGGTGATTTTGGCCGCTCGTCCAGCGACTGTCAGGAGGCACTCGCGGTACGCAATAACAGCATTGGCACGGACACTAGCGCGGGTGCAGCCGCATGGGCCTACGCACAGTGTCCGGATGTGGACGAGTGTGAGCTGGGGTTGCACGATTGTCACGAGCAGGCGGAGTGTACCAACACGCACGGTTCGTTCAATTGCCGATGTCGGAAGGGTTTCTTCGGTGATGGTGTCCGTTATTGTCGTCAGACTTGCTACGAAACCTGCCTGCATGGACACTGTTCCGGTGCACCGGATTTCCGGTGTCTGTGTGATCTCGGTTGGACCGGTGTCGATTGTAGTGTGAACTGCGAGTGTAACAATCACTCCACGTGTCTGCTCGGCATTGGCAAGTGTGACCGGTGTATGAACTGGACGGAGGGCGCAGCTTGTGAGCGGTGCAGTGCCGGTAGTTTCGGTAATGCCACGACCGAGGCCGGTTGTCAGCCGTGTGATTGTAATGGCCACGGTAATGTGGCACTCGGAGTGTGCGATGCGCAGACGGGTGAATGCTACTGTCAGGATTACACCGAGGGACTTCGGTGTGAGATGTGTAATCGGAACTTTTACGGTGAACCGAAGGATGGTGGCCAATGTTATCACGAGTGTGCATCGCGGGGTGTGCTGACGCAGGTCGGAACACAGGGACTCGGTTCGTACCAGTCGAGCCGCAGTGCCAACGGACTGGAAACCCGGGAATGTCTTTGGATCGTTAGCCCCACGACGAGAGCCGGTGTAGAGCTACGCAACGCGATCATACAGATCGAGATTGAGGCCGATCGGATGAATGTGACGTGCGGCGAGAATGCAGTCTACGTGTACGATGGGTTACCGGATCTGACCGGTGTAGCGCAGCAGAAACAACTGATCGCGGTGTTTTGTAGCGAAAATCGAGGCTCCTGGACTGCGGAAGCCCGCTCCGGACACCTGACCGTACATTATAAACATGGCCGCCGTGGACAGGGCTTCAATGCGATCTACTCCGTGATGAGCTGTACGGCGGAGAGCTGCGATAGGCCATACGTGTGCGGCGAGGACGATCGATGCGGTTGTCCGAAAGGGTTCACAGGTCCACGGTGTGCGTTACGCATCTGTCCATCGGATTGCAATGAGGAAAGTCGTCGCGGAGTGTGTGATCATGGCTATGGTCGGTGTATCTGTGCGGCTGGATTCGGTGGAGATGATTGTTCGCTTGTGATCAAACCTTCGAGTGTGGTTTTCACAGAACTGTTCAATTCGCATCTTCTCTCGGAAAGCTTTGAGCATCTGAGGAAGACGTTACCCCGTTTCGGACACACGCTGGTGGCGGATCGACGTGGTTCACTGTGGATGTTCGGTGGTTACTCGTTGTCCCATGGACCCCTGAACGATATACGGCAGTTTGATACGAAAAACAACACCTGGATGCAGGTGACGGTGGATTCGAGCCCGGAAGATAGGATGCCCCAGGGCCGGTACTATCATGCGGCCGAAATCATTAGCTCGCGGCAATCGATATTCATCTACGGTGGTCTTTCCCGGAATGGAACATTGGATGATCTGTGGCAGTTTGGATTGCAAACGCAACGGTGGAGTTTAGTGTCCCAGAATGGAACGCGACCACCAGGACTGGCCGGCCATACGCTCAATCTTGTGCGGGATGGTGAGAAGGAGCAGTTGCTGTTAATCGGTGGCTTCTCGATCGAGCGTGGGCTACAGAATCGAGTTTGGTTGTACAATCTGGCCACCGGTAGCTGGTCACCGTTGACATTTGCCTCGGGCCGAACGCCGGGTGGTCTGTATGGCCATACGGCCGTTTATCATGCGACCAATCAGGTGGTGTACGTGTACGGTGGTATCCGTACCGTGGACGGTGTATCGATCGTTTCAAACCGGTTGTTCGCGTTCAGCGTTCCGGACAAAACGTGGACGGAGCTACCACCGTTCATCTACCATGGCGGTGAGTTTGTACCGTCACCAAGGTACCTACACTCGGCGGTTGCTACGGAGAACTACATGTTGCTGTTCGGGGGACGCTCGAACGCGACTTCCCTCGGCACGGAACAGGAAGTGATGATCGCGTACGTTTATCGCTGTAATCAGTGGATCCGGTTAGCGAAAGATGCGGAACGAGTAGGCATCGTGTACGGCGTTACGTATGCGCAGGCCATGGCGCAGGATGTGGAAAGTGGTTCGATCTACGTGGTGGCCGGTTGGGATGGTAGCAACCATTGCCGAGTAACGCGCATCAATCTACCCGAGGATATGTGCGATCTGTGGAGCAGATCGAAGTACTTCTGTCGCCAGTATACCGGGTGTAGCTTCTGCTCGGTTAAGTCGGCCATGCCCGAGGACAGCCTGTCGCACTGCTATTCGGTCGAGCGACCGACGGCCGCCTGCGAAGGTTACAATGGTACGATCTCGTTCAACAGTGGTACCGCGTGCGATGGAACATGGATTAGTCGGCGTGCTTGTGGTTCGTTCAAGACGTGTGCCTCCTGTTTGGCCAGCTATCCGTGGCACGGTGAGCGGGAATCGCCATGCCAGTGGTGTCCTGATTGTCATACGAAGGGAAGCTGCATACCGCGCGTGTTGCCATCTCAGGCAACCAATGATTGTACGATGCAGAAGCACTGCTCGACaacaacaccggcaccgaactTGACGACGATCGAATCGGTTGAACAGTGTCCGGGTGGTCGGTGTGTGGCGGGCGATTGTGAAGGTTGTCGCGCGATTCCGGGCTGCAGCTGGGAGCGAGATGGTCATCAGTATCGATGCCGGCCGGTGGCAACGATGAAGCCAGGGTTGGAAGATTCGGAGCCAGGTCCAAGCAACCATACGGTGTGTCCGGTGCGTTGTAACGTCTATCGCAACTGTAGCTCATGCGTGCGTCACGTAGTAACCGTCGGTGGAGGCGCTGGATTGTATCGCGAGGAGCAGTGCCTCTGGTCAACGCAGCTAAACGAGTGTATCTCACCGACCTTTCAACCGCTGTACTGTTCCGGCGGTATCTGTGGTTTGGTGGTGCAACCAAACGAACCGCAATCCTGCCCGGAACCGTGCTCAAGTTTTACACAGTGCTCGAGCTGTTTACGCCATGCCTACTGTGGTTGGTGTTCGCGCAACGATACGGAAGGGGAAGGCGTTTGTACGGAGGGATCGGTCGAGGGTCCAGCGAATCATGCGGCTGGTTCGACCTGTGCCGCCATCTACCAGACACGCAGCAAAGCTCCGGCGGAACCATCGGATCGGTTTGGATGGAACTACTACAAGTGTCCACCGGAGAACGAATGTCAGAACGGTCACCACAACTGTGATGCCAGATCCGAACGTTGCGTTGACTTCCAGGCAGGCTACGAGTGCCGCTGTGCCCCCGGGTACAGTGCCAGCCCTGGGTCCACCGAGTGTATGCCAGTTTGCAGCCAAGGTTGCGTTCGAGGCAACTGCATCGAGCCgaatgtgtgcgagtgtgacTTCGGGTACGTCGGGGCCAACTGTAGCATCCAGTGTCAGTGTAATGGCCATTCGAATTGTGCCGGTCCAGGGCAGCTAGATAAGTGTCTGCAGTGTTACAACCACACCGTCGGTGATCAGTGCGACAAATGTTTACCATTCTACGTCGGTGATCCTCGGAACGGTGGTGAGTGTGTGCCGTGCTCGGAGTATTGCCACGGTCAAACGGATGTCTGTGTGGAACGTGATTCGGAAGCGGCAATGCGAAACTTGCCACGGGCTGCCATTGAAGAGCTGATCCACGAGGGACCACTGAGCGATGCGATTTGTCTCCGGTGTGGCAACTACACGGATGGTGATCGGTGTGAAACGTGTGTACCGGGGTACTTCCTGCGAGCGGCCAACACCGCTAAACCTTGTTGGCCCTGTGAGTGTAATGGCCACGGCGATATGTGTGATCCGATCACGGGTGAGAAGTGTAACTGCGGGAACAACACCGAAAGTGATAACACGTGTTCGACCAAGGCCAAGAACCATGCGTACAACTGTTGGTCACTGCAGTGCATGAAGTGCAAGGAATCGTACACGGGCCATCCGCACAACGGACATCAATGCTACAAGCAGATCACGGTCGAGGCTAAGATGTGCTTCGATGCTAGAACCTTCGGTAAGTAGTGGCCaactggacctggacctgaacCTGGGCGCTAAACTTGACGCACGTTTCTTGTATTCTTTCTTTCCACAGATGAGTGCAAGAGGAAACCACAACCATTGAAACCAGGTCAGACCGTTTTCTTCGTAATTCAGCCACGGTACATGAACGTGGACATACGGTTCATCGTGGATATGATACAGGGCGAGCTGGACTTTTACATGAGCCCGACCGATGATTCGTTTATTGTGCAGACGAACGCTTCCACCGGGCATCACGATATCTTGCTCGATAGCAAGTACGTGTGGTTTCACGATTTGCTCGATCCGGCCCACGGTTCCACCGATGAGCTGCATCCTTTGAACATTCAACCATCGACCGCACCACCGGGAAGCGAGAAGAGCAATCCGATCTGCGGTGGGATTCAGAACGAAGGTTTTTACGTGACGGACCGAACGGCGAAGGATCTCATTACGTACGTCACGCTGCGTCACTGCAAGTCACTGTTGCGTGTGTTCGGACTAAAGAGCCGGTTGGTCGTTACGTTGCCCCATACAGTTCATGCGCTTGGGCAAACCAAGTTCTTTGTCGCATTGAGGGGTCGCCCCGGAGCGACGGCTAGCTATGGGTTGGTGCTGTTCCGTCAGGATCAGCTGCACATTCATCTGTTTGTGTTCTTTTCCGTATTTTTCTCctgctttttccttttcctggcTATCTGTGTGCTGGCATGGAAGGCGAAACAGGCGGCCGATATGCGTCGTGCACGGCGACGGCACGTGGTCGAGATGCTACACATGGCTAAACGTCCGTTTGGTCGTGTTAATCTCTCGCTTGATGTGCAGGGttttgatggtggtgcggctaGCATATCGCCACCTGCCGCCGTTCATCGACGTCGTAGTGGTGGTTCGCGAGGATCAAAGTATGGTGGTGCGGCGGCTGCAATCGCTTccatgcaacagcagcagcagcagttgctactgcagcaacagcaacaccactatCTTCTGCAGCAACCAGATGTGGCACCGATTGCCCTGGAACCGACCTCAGATAATTATGCCGCCGTAGGAACGGTGTTTGTGCGATTGCCTGGGAAGCAAAAGTCACAAGTTACGCTCGCCCTGGCCTCCGCGTTAATCGTGATGGGCCGTTCAAGTAGCTATCCGTCGTACTCGCGGGCACAACAACGGCGTCGAAGTTCTCCCGGCAGTGGGGCACAGGgtggcgctgttgctgccggtggttgtCATCAACCATTGAACcttcagcagcaactacaACCACTACAGCCTGCATCACATACCTCTCCCAGACAACATGCACCACCCAATCATCTTTATCTCCAGCgaattcatcatcttcatcagcagcaacaaccaatcCATTTGCAGCCTTTACATCTGAATCTCCGCGGTGATGCGGCAGATCCTGGTCCACTGGCGGAGAGGCAACCATTTATTGAGGTGCATCAGGAGCATTTACCGCTACAACCACTAGCCCCACACCGGGGCCCATAGTCCGGTAGCGCACTAGCCAGGGAAACATTACAGGAAAACTTACACGAGAATCGAAGGATCACACAAGCAGAGAACGAGAGTGTCCATTTTTGGTTATTATTctaccaccatcattatcgtcTATAGTGGCAACCACTTTGCGACCGTTTCGACGACCAATCACAGTATATGATCTAGAAGATTGTAGATTTTGTACATAGCACCACGATCGACACTTAACTCGATCATAAATGCATAAAGTAGCAAAATATTAGTTGATAATCCAGCTAAAAAGACAGATTTAGGCTCAAAATCGTTGAAAGCTTCGACCGGGCGAACTAGAACCGCGTTCTAGGGCCGGGGTCTAGGATATAATTAGTAAATTTCGGCTGAGCGATAGCGGCCGATAGGGAAGAAGCGCACGGGAGATCGGATGCAATGATCTCCACCAGGAAGTGACTTTGTGTAAAGCACCGCTCAACCTAAAAGACAAATCCAAGCGCCAAGTACTTTATCATCACGTAGATCAGCATTTACGTGCGcccatgtgtgtctgtgtatgtctgtgtgaaAATGCACACGTGTgtttctatgtgtgtgtgaatgatgCTTGGGAGTGAATGGAATTGGGCATTAGCTGCGCCATGGCAGGTGTGCAATAAGGCTGATGATGGTACTATGTCGGTATTTAGCTATGATTTATCGCTTCTTTACGTTTTGCTCTGAGATCTGAATTCCTTATGGAAAACCCTAGTTTTAGGCAAGCCGCGCGCAAAACCCTttgcgtatgcgtgtgtgttagtgtgtctgtgtgtctgtgtgtgtgtgttcgtacgTACGCATCCTACAACAGTGTAACCAAATCGTGATACCCATTATTTACCATAGCACCGAGCGAGCACTAGAACAGTAGGCTAAAAGGAGATCGCAGCGATTCGTCGGTTTTcggagaagagaagagtgcgcgtgcgtgcgttgagCCAGGCTCAGGCGTACAGCGCTTACCGTTCCTCGTAGACGATCTAGCTCGGGGCTAGCAACAAACTCGCAAAGTATTGTTattaactaatattttttttcctgcaccaccactgcaGTCTTTAAGTCTATTCGCGCATCATTGATGCGTTAACGTTACTGATATTTCACCTGCGATTAGTGGCGGAGGGGCAGGGCttttgcaataaattaatCTTATCATATCCGCCATTTTTCTACGACACTTAAAACCCTTTGTTTACCCTTCGTACCGCGCATTTTTACGAGCGCCACTGTGCCCccttaagagagagagagaaagagagaaagtggtgCAGTGGTTGTGTTTTCGACACAATAATCCCTCCATTGCTTCCCTGCCGAAATCCAGACCATATCGATCGAGAGGCGGACGGGTGTTTTACGTTCTGCACAGACACGAGCGGATTTCCGGGAGCAACTACTAACTGGATAAATCAATATTTTCTGTAGATATAATGAGTGACTCATCGCGCCATTAGCCGAGGGAGAAAGGATGGGAGAACAGGGGGAGAGAATTTACCAGCGAGATGAGCACCAACctgccatttccattttgtatATGGGGAGGAAACTGGTTACTGACTAAACTAGATAAAGCTGTGTAGTATCAATAAAACAGAATAAACACTAATAAGAACTACGCGTATGGGGTATGTAATCATTCGCTACGACATCCGAGTTGGCTGGTTCAATGTTTGAGTAAAGGTTCCCGATGCAATCTAGGAACCATTGctgttggttgtggttttatCAGAAGCCATTCTCTATTCTTGTCCATTCGGTGTTACAGCTTCCCTGTATTGGAACCAAATTTTCTTAGTTATTGTGTTGGAGATctagggaacagaaaaaaatccaacacGCGACGCATCGAAATGAAATCCGGTGGTTCGAATGCATCCTTCTCAACCAAAAATGCAGCGGATATCCTGGGTACCATCATCGGTCGGCTTCCCGAGGGAATGCCCGATCCAAAGATGCGACGACTCGCGAAGctcaagcagcagctgaaTCGCCAGAACAATTCCATTGCCGAGCTGAAGCGGAAAATTCGTGAAAAGGAAGGGATGAAACCGAAAGCGGATTGTGATCGGGAAGAGCTGATATTTCTCAAGAACCGGCTGCTAAAAGAGGTCGAAATGCAGCACAAGCTACTGAACCTCGTGGTACAAGAGCAACGGAAGGAGGGCACCAGTGCTAAGGATTGGCAAACCATTCGCCTCTGTCCGGATAAGCTGGATGAGCAGAGCTGCAATCCGTG
The sequence above is a segment of the Anopheles darlingi chromosome 2, idAnoDarlMG_H_01, whole genome shotgun sequence genome. Coding sequences within it:
- the LOC125949809 gene encoding multiple epidermal growth factor-like domains protein 8 is translated as MRSLALVALLIVELLPLLLVAQSTAGRTSSCDKTRRVLTHPHGEISDGPAANYTQDSHCEWLIRAQNDSQFVTLQFRTMGTECSYDYIFIYDGDSFRAPLLGSFSGNTEPQRVVASSGSMLILLYSDTNYVLEGFRAEYSITNCRNNCSGHGQCVAHTCRCEAGWIGNDCGIEACPNRCGEEAKPGTSSAQGTCIGDRCRCATGYAGQACSLELDNPVAKQWHWLSSTRNGLPPRAAHSAVYYERSDALYVFGGYNLNEVLDSLCVFRFASNQWEDEWGVRLDLRHGDVATDETEALLRSRSLLLEEESERLLGLSREPNFFSNVLYTLADNRSGLLTEAFVNGSRPVGRYGHAATAVADGFVLFGGKLANGLLANDLWLYNVSLAGGTWSERALDSTIRPPPLTRHTITLAGEFLYVFGGAMEDGEFSSRLFRIRLLPTSGPTEGGTGEQWEEIVPRGGKTLDVRMVAHTTSYQRSTNSLIVYGGMLANVARFSRLSERMFAFQLDHRHWAELQYPRTALHDGYAPRERAFHTTTIIGNYLLVFGGYSHKHNKEEICYDNQMYLYHLGCHSWINPEVLAPANVRFRYPKKQGVFAHGAAVRRGHTLLIVGGYHGNVNGDLLAYTLPGMLVVPVNEGEMFAPEAACPRHTSFNECLADLECGWCSADSVCYGRTIGANCTTNLQTTRCKGICSVLGDCHSCLVHGGASADGKKEEDGRPSVWEQHQHRHHQQSIAHKLGLDRCTWCVQNARCHHKDDNYGVCGEDTPSQKPGWWGTKGTEVTRPSECTALDKRPGLTFLKYHHPVNLSMPDSVMIVNTTMADFSSPPSNTPTELQLLGGQVMARLLGFIRFPVISPSATVTSGAAVATDRSSAVLQACVSHANAMLRTVQVPPRGLAAIPVIPSAGMLTTNFSSNETSTCQSIKWTDHANILVDFRAQRNKVGLYGSSTLGHGHGHGHHHHPDLSQMHLQHIGVGGVPPQAFTFEFLEPFTNGSAACATYGNCLECLSDSSCGWCDLTAACLSRDANESEQCRRGPDWRYLTIQPAHCSNCSNFISCEQCIESRQCEWWTEDATCARRGRSEAAVRTVEQCPTPCYLRSDCSSCLNDRGRCVWCEATSQCFSFSVYTSEYQFGMCREWLDQTLGPPLPATLDGGSSSLATGIGQQQQSSLLTTTTSGNVQQCKSCESLQNCTYCLRSLSCGWCFEVDNPINGVCMSGDFGRSSSDCQEALAVRNNSIGTDTSAGAAAWAYAQCPDVDECELGLHDCHEQAECTNTHGSFNCRCRKGFFGDGVRYCRQTCYETCLHGHCSGAPDFRCLCDLGWTGVDCSVNCECNNHSTCLLGIGKCDRCMNWTEGAACERCSAGSFGNATTEAGCQPCDCNGHGNVALGVCDAQTGECYCQDYTEGLRCEMCNRNFYGEPKDGGQCYHECASRGVLTQVGTQGLGSYQSSRSANGLETRECLWIVSPTTRAGVELRNAIIQIEIEADRMNVTCGENAVYVYDGLPDLTGVAQQKQLIAVFCSENRGSWTAEARSGHLTVHYKHGRRGQGFNAIYSVMSCTAESCDRPYVCGEDDRCGCPKGFTGPRCALRICPSDCNEESRRGVCDHGYGRCICAAGFGGDDCSLVIKPSSVVFTELFNSHLLSESFEHLRKTLPRFGHTLVADRRGSLWMFGGYSLSHGPLNDIRQFDTKNNTWMQVTVDSSPEDRMPQGRYYHAAEIISSRQSIFIYGGLSRNGTLDDLWQFGLQTQRWSLVSQNGTRPPGLAGHTLNLVRDGEKEQLLLIGGFSIERGLQNRVWLYNLATGSWSPLTFASGRTPGGLYGHTAVYHATNQVVYVYGGIRTVDGVSIVSNRLFAFSVPDKTWTELPPFIYHGGEFVPSPRYLHSAVATENYMLLFGGRSNATSLGTEQEVMIAYVYRCNQWIRLAKDAERVGIVYGVTYAQAMAQDVESGSIYVVAGWDGSNHCRVTRINLPEDMCDLWSRSKYFCRQYTGCSFCSVKSAMPEDSLSHCYSVERPTAACEGYNGTISFNSGTACDGTWISRRACGSFKTCASCLASYPWHGERESPCQWCPDCHTKGSCIPRVLPSQATNDCTMQKHCSTTTPAPNLTTIESVEQCPGGRCVAGDCEGCRAIPGCSWERDGHQYRCRPVATMKPGLEDSEPGPSNHTVCPVRCNVYRNCSSCVRHVVTVGGGAGLYREEQCLWSTQLNECISPTFQPLYCSGGICGLVVQPNEPQSCPEPCSSFTQCSSCLRHAYCGWCSRNDTEGEGVCTEGSVEGPANHAAGSTCAAIYQTRSKAPAEPSDRFGWNYYKCPPENECQNGHHNCDARSERCVDFQAGYECRCAPGYSASPGSTECMPVCSQGCVRGNCIEPNVCECDFGYVGANCSIQCQCNGHSNCAGPGQLDKCLQCYNHTVGDQCDKCLPFYVGDPRNGGECVPCSEYCHGQTDVCVERDSEAAMRNLPRAAIEELIHEGPLSDAICLRCGNYTDGDRCETCVPGYFLRAANTAKPCWPCECNGHGDMCDPITGEKCNCGNNTESDNTCSTKAKNHAYNCWSLQCMKCKESYTGHPHNGHQCYKQITVEAKMCFDARTFDECKRKPQPLKPGQTVFFVIQPRYMNVDIRFIVDMIQGELDFYMSPTDDSFIVQTNASTGHHDILLDSKYVWFHDLLDPAHGSTDELHPLNIQPSTAPPGSEKSNPICGGIQNEGFYVTDRTAKDLITYVTLRHCKSLLRVFGLKSRLVVTLPHTVHALGQTKFFVALRGRPGATASYGLVLFRQDQLHIHLFVFFSVFFSCFFLFLAICVLAWKAKQAADMRRARRRHVVEMLHMAKRPFGRVNLSLDVQGFDGGAASISPPAAVHRRRSGGSRGSKYGGAAAAIASMQQQQQQLLLQQQQHHYLLQQPDVAPIALEPTSDNYAAVGTVFVRLPGKQKSQVTLALASALIVMGRSSSYPSYSRAQQRRRSSPGSGAQGGAVAAGGCHQPLNLQQQLQPLQPASHTSPRQHAPPNHLYLQRIHHLHQQQQPIHLQPLHLNLRGDAADPGPLAERQPFIEVHQEHLPLQPLAPHRGP